Proteins encoded within one genomic window of Salipaludibacillus agaradhaerens:
- a CDS encoding SurA N-terminal domain-containing protein: MKRVDKKAFLAIPLSTMLVLAACGGENTNDAENDPNNTNETTENAPEEGENNNETAMDEEGAVDADPDEPIAIVNGEEIPMEELQMQMSQYEMLFAQQGMDPEDEENAAMIQELQQDILDLLVNQELLSQEADAQNIEVSDEEVEEELDQMREQFEEEEEFEQALEMQNYTLEQLEDDIRQMKRVQELQTMAHLDEDQYTVSEDEAREYYEEIVMSNPEIGEFEDIQEDIENELKLDLYLDDLREQAEIEILI; encoded by the coding sequence ATGAAGCGTGTAGACAAAAAAGCTTTCCTTGCTATCCCACTTTCTACAATGCTGGTTTTAGCAGCATGTGGTGGAGAAAATACAAATGATGCAGAGAATGACCCAAATAATACGAATGAAACGACAGAGAACGCCCCAGAAGAAGGAGAAAATAATAATGAAACCGCTATGGACGAAGAAGGAGCTGTAGATGCAGACCCTGACGAGCCAATTGCAATTGTTAACGGAGAAGAGATACCAATGGAAGAATTACAAATGCAAATGTCTCAGTATGAAATGCTTTTTGCTCAGCAAGGTATGGATCCTGAAGATGAAGAAAATGCCGCAATGATACAAGAACTCCAACAAGATATCCTTGACTTACTTGTGAATCAAGAGTTGCTTAGCCAAGAAGCAGATGCTCAAAACATCGAAGTCAGTGATGAGGAAGTTGAAGAAGAGCTCGATCAAATGCGTGAGCAATTCGAAGAAGAAGAAGAATTTGAACAAGCGTTAGAAATGCAAAATTACACACTAGAGCAATTAGAAGATGACATTCGTCAAATGAAGCGCGTCCAAGAGCTTCAAACAATGGCGCACCTTGATGAAGACCAATACACAGTTAGTGAAGATGAGGCGAGAGAATATTATGAAGAAATCGTTATGAGCAACCCAGAAATTGGTGAATTTGAAGACATTCAAGAAGACATTGAAAATGAATTAAAATTAGATCTATACTTAGATGACCTGCGGGAACAAGCTGAAATAGAAATCCTTATCTAA
- a CDS encoding cob(I)yrinic acid a,c-diamide adenosyltransferase — MKIYTKQGDEGQTQLVGKRVKKTHGRVEAYGTLDELNSCIGLAVVYAMEEKHGDIVADLTAIQHELFDLGGDLANVTKTQDWKIDLHAPEKLESLIDMYWKEAPPIKTFILPGGGRLAAQLHVCRTVTRRAERLTVNLEVDRIPPTALPYLNRLSDYFFAVARAVNARNGTEDILYEREKD; from the coding sequence ATGAAGATTTACACGAAACAAGGTGATGAAGGACAAACACAATTAGTTGGCAAAAGAGTGAAAAAGACACATGGCCGTGTGGAAGCATATGGTACGTTAGATGAATTAAATAGTTGTATAGGTTTAGCGGTAGTCTATGCCATGGAGGAAAAGCATGGAGATATTGTGGCTGACTTAACAGCCATTCAACATGAATTATTTGATTTAGGTGGCGATTTAGCTAACGTCACAAAAACACAAGACTGGAAGATAGATTTACATGCGCCAGAGAAACTGGAGAGTTTAATAGATATGTATTGGAAGGAAGCACCACCGATAAAAACTTTTATTCTTCCAGGAGGTGGGAGGTTGGCTGCTCAACTTCACGTATGTCGAACGGTTACTAGGCGAGCAGAGCGATTAACGGTTAATTTAGAAGTAGACCGTATTCCTCCAACAGCCTTGCCATATCTAAATCGACTATCTGATTATTTTTTTGCTGTAGCTCGAGCTGTGAATGCTAGGAATGGGACTGAAGATATTTTATATGAGCGTGAAAAGGATTAA
- a CDS encoding MogA/MoaB family molybdenum cofactor biosynthesis protein, with protein sequence MSVIEHKQEAPHSINCMVLTVSDTRTLETDKSGQFMSNALQEAGHRVLKHVITKDDFTEIQEYIRFADQDKEIEALLINGGTGLALRDTTFEAVKHMLDKEISGFGELFRYLSYEIDIGPAAMLSRATAGIRGCTAIFSTPGSSGAVKLAMEKLIIPELSHVIREIYKDRK encoded by the coding sequence ATGAGTGTAATTGAACATAAGCAAGAAGCCCCACATTCCATCAACTGTATGGTTCTTACAGTCTCTGATACACGGACGCTTGAAACTGATAAAAGCGGGCAGTTTATGTCTAATGCCCTTCAAGAAGCAGGACATCGTGTGTTAAAACATGTTATTACAAAAGATGATTTTACAGAGATTCAAGAATACATAAGATTTGCCGATCAAGACAAAGAGATTGAAGCATTATTAATTAATGGCGGAACAGGATTAGCATTGAGAGATACAACTTTCGAAGCTGTAAAACATATGCTTGACAAAGAGATAAGTGGCTTCGGCGAGTTATTTCGCTATTTAAGTTATGAGATAGATATTGGGCCTGCCGCCATGTTAAGTAGAGCTACCGCTGGTATAAGGGGTTGCACAGCTATCTTTTCCACTCCTGGCTCTAGTGGCGCTGTAAAGCTAGCTATGGAAAAACTTATCATTCCTGAATTGTCACATGTCATTCGAGAAATTTATAAAGATAGAAAATAG
- a CDS encoding ATP-binding protein, which produces MFFWRSVVGKLWFTILLLVSVVLVILTVLLLQYFERFHTDQAESELMNHAHLIVSLLEEEGVDESALAMSRNISATYETEALIIQNEEDYWYTTEGGSYDMPITIFYEDNVLSRVIEFHETIVTESDYTFPVRGEQISEEMMVVGLPVEFNNGEYGALFMYQSLDVVEEASNQTKNIIYLSAGIAIILTTVFAFFLTTRITAPLRKMRKASLEVAKGNFDTKVPILTTDEIGLLAIAFNRMARALNTNLNALNQEKEQLSRILSSMADGVITLDRDGEVMVTNPPANEFIGAWLYEQGYEVEESGHLPEELQSLFEKVVTEEMEQMGEVDVQGRSWVILMTPLYDHEHVRGAVAVLRDMTEERRHDKLRKDFIANVSHELRTPISMLQGYSEAIIDDIAGNEEEKRELAKIIYDESLRMGRLVNELLDLARMEAGHIQLTIEELDLETLAGKMIRKFQGVAKEHEVKLEGDIQPIEKTLMADSDRLEQILTNLIDNAIRHTPEAGTVTLRVEAFLNGVKLEVEDTGAGIPEEDLPFVFERFYKADKARTRGRSGTGLGLAIVKNIVEAHKGKVSAHSKVNEGTTFSVYLPYISSDK; this is translated from the coding sequence ATGTTTTTTTGGCGGAGCGTCGTAGGGAAATTGTGGTTTACAATACTTCTTCTCGTCTCGGTTGTCCTTGTTATACTAACCGTACTACTTCTACAATATTTCGAGCGGTTTCATACTGATCAAGCTGAAAGTGAACTCATGAACCATGCACACTTAATTGTTTCTTTATTAGAAGAAGAAGGTGTGGATGAGTCAGCACTTGCCATGAGTCGAAACATTTCTGCTACTTATGAAACCGAGGCGTTAATTATTCAAAATGAAGAGGACTATTGGTATACAACTGAAGGCGGTTCCTATGACATGCCTATTACAATCTTCTATGAAGATAATGTGCTGTCACGCGTGATTGAATTTCATGAAACCATCGTTACAGAATCGGATTATACGTTCCCTGTGAGAGGAGAACAGATTAGTGAAGAAATGATGGTTGTTGGGCTTCCAGTTGAATTTAATAATGGGGAATATGGCGCACTCTTTATGTATCAATCACTAGATGTGGTAGAAGAAGCTTCAAACCAAACAAAAAATATTATTTATTTATCAGCAGGAATCGCTATTATTTTAACAACCGTCTTCGCCTTTTTCTTGACAACACGCATAACAGCGCCACTTAGAAAAATGCGTAAAGCATCTTTAGAAGTTGCTAAAGGAAACTTCGACACGAAAGTTCCGATATTAACTACCGATGAAATAGGGTTGCTTGCTATTGCTTTTAACAGAATGGCGAGGGCACTTAATACGAACTTAAATGCACTTAACCAAGAGAAAGAGCAATTGTCGAGGATATTAAGTTCGATGGCAGATGGTGTTATTACGTTAGATAGAGACGGAGAAGTAATGGTAACAAACCCGCCTGCCAATGAATTTATTGGAGCATGGCTATATGAACAAGGTTATGAAGTGGAGGAATCTGGCCACCTTCCTGAAGAGCTGCAATCTTTATTTGAGAAAGTGGTCACTGAAGAAATGGAGCAGATGGGTGAGGTAGATGTACAAGGGCGTAGCTGGGTGATTTTAATGACGCCTTTGTATGACCATGAGCATGTGAGAGGAGCAGTGGCTGTTCTTCGTGATATGACCGAAGAACGAAGGCATGATAAATTGCGCAAAGATTTTATCGCCAACGTATCTCATGAGCTCCGTACGCCTATTTCGATGTTACAGGGCTATAGCGAAGCAATTATTGACGATATAGCAGGAAACGAAGAAGAGAAAAGAGAATTGGCTAAAATTATTTACGATGAATCATTAAGGATGGGCCGTCTTGTTAATGAGTTACTTGACTTAGCTCGTATGGAAGCTGGGCATATTCAGTTAACAATAGAAGAGCTCGATTTAGAGACCTTAGCAGGAAAGATGATCCGGAAATTTCAAGGTGTAGCAAAAGAACACGAAGTAAAGCTCGAAGGGGATATTCAGCCTATTGAAAAAACGTTGATGGCTGATTCTGATCGGCTAGAGCAAATCTTAACAAACCTTATAGATAATGCAATACGTCATACGCCAGAGGCTGGCACTGTGACTTTAAGAGTAGAAGCGTTTCTTAATGGCGTCAAGTTAGAAGTAGAAGATACGGGAGCCGGCATACCAGAAGAGGACTTACCGTTTGTTTTTGAACGCTTTTATAAAGCAGATAAAGCGAGAACACGTGGAAGATCTGGCACCGGTTTAGGACTAGCTATCGTTAAAAATATTGTAGAAGCACATAAAGGAAAAGTATCAGCTCATAGTAAAGTAAATGAAGGCACAACATTTTCTGTCTATTTACCTTATATCTCTTCTGATAAATGA
- a CDS encoding response regulator transcription factor, translating to MADEAKILVVDDEERIRRLLKMYLEREEYDVDDAENGEKALQMALDTDYDLIVLDLMMPGIDGIEVCEEIRKHKATPIIMLTAKGEETNRVQGFEAGTDDYIVKPFSPREVVLRVKALLRRASSTKFLQTETTTKDVLVFPHLTIDNDAHRVTADGNHINLTPKEYELLHYLAQAPDKVFAREQLLKDVWNYEFFGDLRTVDTHIKRLREKLNKMSPEAANMISTVWGVGYKFEAVKD from the coding sequence ATGGCTGATGAAGCAAAAATTTTAGTTGTTGACGATGAAGAGCGTATAAGAAGGCTGTTAAAAATGTATTTAGAACGTGAAGAGTATGATGTGGATGATGCAGAAAATGGAGAAAAAGCGCTCCAAATGGCTTTAGATACGGATTATGACTTAATTGTTTTAGATTTAATGATGCCTGGTATTGATGGCATTGAAGTATGTGAAGAGATTAGGAAACATAAAGCGACACCCATTATCATGCTAACTGCAAAAGGGGAAGAAACTAACAGAGTTCAAGGTTTTGAGGCGGGAACGGACGATTATATTGTGAAGCCGTTTAGCCCCCGTGAAGTGGTGTTACGTGTCAAGGCTCTCTTACGTAGAGCATCTTCTACTAAATTTTTGCAAACAGAGACAACGACAAAGGATGTACTCGTATTTCCTCATTTAACTATTGATAATGATGCACACAGAGTGACAGCAGATGGCAACCATATTAATTTAACACCTAAAGAATATGAACTGTTACATTATCTTGCTCAAGCACCTGACAAAGTGTTTGCAAGGGAGCAGTTATTGAAAGATGTGTGGAATTATGAGTTCTTTGGAGACCTACGTACAGTCGACACTCATATTAAACGACTACGCGAAAAGTTAAACAAAATGTCCCCTGAGGCAGCGAATATGATCTCCACTGTTTGGGGAGTTGGCTATAAATTTGAGGCAGTGAAAGACTAA
- the ccsB gene encoding c-type cytochrome biogenesis protein CcsB, with translation MFQLSMNMLYTAFFFFLLATIFYAVSITGKKFKNRRGEEHNKSALIGYFFSIGGFVFSLTYFITRWIAVGYAPVSNMFEYTTALGIAISLAFVIIYPIYKINYLGLFTMPVAMLIIAYASLFPTEKQALIAALQSHWLTIHVITTVIGQGILAIGFAAGLLYLVRVIDFTKASKKVKGVEFIMFSLIAVLAYVLVNIGFGLANYEAVFTYVDEQENVAEMVYHVPPLIGPHEGELISDQGMSPLISTPANVRSGGVNMVVWSVLTGLIIYWLLRLVLRKPLGGALQPIVKNVNPQLVDEISYRAIAIGFPVFTLGGLIFAMIWAQIAWTRFWGWDPKEVWALITFLFYAAYLHLRLSRGWHGEKSAWLCVVGFALIMFNLVFVNLVIAGLHSYA, from the coding sequence ATGTTTCAGTTAAGTATGAATATGTTATATACAGCGTTTTTCTTCTTTTTACTTGCCACTATTTTTTATGCGGTATCAATCACAGGGAAAAAATTTAAAAATCGTCGAGGAGAAGAACATAATAAGTCTGCTTTGATCGGTTATTTTTTCTCTATTGGTGGGTTTGTCTTTTCACTAACATATTTTATTACTCGCTGGATAGCAGTAGGCTATGCACCAGTCAGTAATATGTTTGAGTATACTACCGCTTTAGGTATTGCTATCTCGCTAGCTTTTGTCATTATTTACCCAATTTACAAAATAAATTATTTAGGCCTGTTTACAATGCCTGTAGCCATGTTAATTATTGCCTACGCCTCGCTTTTTCCAACCGAAAAACAGGCTTTGATTGCTGCATTACAATCACACTGGTTAACAATACATGTTATTACAACTGTTATTGGACAAGGCATATTAGCTATTGGATTTGCTGCTGGTCTTTTATATTTAGTGCGGGTAATAGATTTTACTAAAGCCTCTAAAAAGGTAAAAGGCGTCGAGTTTATCATGTTCTCATTAATTGCAGTGCTAGCGTATGTGTTAGTGAATATCGGTTTTGGGTTGGCTAATTATGAAGCTGTTTTCACGTATGTGGATGAGCAAGAAAATGTAGCAGAGATGGTCTATCATGTACCTCCGCTTATTGGTCCTCATGAAGGAGAACTAATTTCTGATCAAGGCATGAGTCCCCTTATTTCTACACCTGCAAATGTTAGGAGTGGGGGAGTTAATATGGTTGTTTGGTCCGTGTTAACAGGATTAATAATTTATTGGCTCTTACGATTAGTTCTACGTAAGCCACTCGGTGGGGCTCTTCAACCGATAGTAAAAAATGTAAATCCACAATTAGTAGACGAAATTAGTTATCGCGCGATTGCCATCGGTTTTCCTGTATTTACACTCGGCGGCCTGATTTTTGCGATGATTTGGGCTCAAATTGCTTGGACGAGATTTTGGGGCTGGGATCCAAAAGAAGTATGGGCGCTTATTACATTCCTATTTTATGCCGCGTACTTGCATTTACGTTTATCACGAGGCTGGCATGGAGAAAAAAGTGCATGGCTATGTGTTGTAGGTTTCGCGCTGATTATGTTTAATCTTGTATTCGTTAATCTTGTTATTGCCGGATTACATTCATATGCTTAG
- the resB gene encoding cytochrome c biogenesis protein ResB has product MNKVKCECGHVNPYGTYLCESCGKPLIEDTNKLANMRYEGVARRSQTYQRTVVDKIWNFFSSVKVGIWIIVAILLASSLGTIFPQEIYIPPGENPTVYYEQEYGILGKLYYQLGFHNLYRSWWYILLIASLGISLVICSLDRVVPLYRALKTQRVTRHEGFLKRQRLFLETKKITDISEELTKAEKLLKERRYKIRKENGNILAEKGRFSRWGPYVNHIGLIIFLIGGMLRFFPGMYLDEYIWVREGEEEVINGTDGEYFLRNNEFIMELYDEEEEEHYAEAIERAGGVIVRNYQTNATLLKRTNEGTVGSETELQEVKEAEIRVNQPLTFNGFSLYQVDYKLNELSTFTFRLESDTADEDLSDMEFKVDLNDPQNVYEFDNGYRIEIREYFPNFTFNEDREPTTINRIPDNPAIVFEVFTPDMDPEEETGELSLIGIQMNEHLNPDGDAHDHTIRFTDAEMVDVTGLTVRKDNTLPFIIVGGIIFMIGLVQGSYWFHRRIWLQERDGTLLVAGHANKNWHGLKKDFLYLSENTEIDIPIDQTEAKISEQSDSQKGGE; this is encoded by the coding sequence ATGAATAAAGTCAAATGCGAGTGTGGACACGTAAACCCTTACGGAACTTACTTATGTGAATCCTGTGGGAAGCCATTGATAGAAGATACGAATAAACTGGCCAATATGCGTTATGAAGGGGTTGCCCGCCGTTCTCAAACATATCAGAGGACGGTTGTGGATAAAATATGGAATTTCTTTTCTTCTGTAAAAGTGGGTATATGGATAATAGTCGCCATCCTTTTAGCATCATCGTTAGGGACTATTTTCCCGCAAGAAATATACATACCACCTGGGGAAAACCCAACCGTTTATTATGAACAGGAGTACGGTATTTTAGGGAAGCTCTATTACCAATTAGGCTTCCATAACCTTTATCGATCTTGGTGGTACATACTACTTATTGCATCACTTGGTATCTCTCTTGTTATATGTAGTCTTGATCGCGTTGTTCCTTTATATAGAGCTTTAAAAACGCAACGAGTGACGCGACATGAAGGTTTTTTAAAACGACAGCGTCTTTTTCTTGAGACAAAGAAGATAACTGATATTAGTGAGGAATTAACGAAAGCTGAGAAACTTCTTAAAGAGAGACGTTATAAAATTCGTAAAGAGAACGGCAATATTCTTGCAGAAAAAGGACGGTTTTCCAGATGGGGGCCATATGTCAATCACATTGGTCTGATTATTTTTCTTATCGGTGGTATGCTACGCTTTTTTCCTGGCATGTATTTGGATGAGTATATTTGGGTACGTGAAGGTGAAGAAGAGGTTATTAATGGGACTGATGGCGAGTACTTCTTAAGAAATAATGAATTCATTATGGAATTATATGATGAAGAAGAAGAGGAACATTATGCTGAAGCTATTGAACGAGCTGGAGGCGTTATAGTTAGAAATTATCAAACGAATGCAACGTTATTAAAACGGACAAACGAAGGTACCGTTGGCAGTGAAACAGAACTTCAGGAAGTAAAGGAAGCTGAGATTCGTGTTAATCAACCGCTTACGTTTAATGGCTTTTCACTTTATCAGGTAGACTATAAGTTAAATGAATTATCAACGTTTACGTTTAGGTTGGAAAGCGATACGGCAGATGAAGATTTATCAGACATGGAATTTAAAGTGGACTTAAATGACCCTCAAAATGTGTATGAATTTGATAATGGTTATAGGATTGAGATAAGAGAATATTTTCCTAACTTCACGTTTAATGAAGACAGAGAACCGACGACAATTAACCGTATACCAGATAATCCAGCTATCGTATTTGAAGTGTTTACACCTGATATGGATCCAGAAGAAGAAACAGGTGAACTCAGTTTAATTGGTATTCAAATGAATGAGCATTTAAATCCTGATGGCGATGCTCATGACCATACGATTCGATTTACGGATGCTGAAATGGTAGACGTAACAGGGTTGACTGTGAGGAAAGACAATACGTTGCCTTTTATAATTGTTGGTGGGATTATATTTATGATTGGACTTGTACAAGGTTCATATTGGTTTCATAGACGTATATGGTTGCAGGAGCGTGATGGCACGTTACTAGTAGCTGGACATGCTAATAAAAATTGGCATGGTTTAAAGAAAGACTTTCTTTATCTCTCAGAGAATACAGAGATAGATATACCGATTGATCAAACAGAAGCCAAAATATCTGAACAGAGCGATAGCCAAAAAGGAGGAGAGTGA
- the resA gene encoding thiol-disulfide oxidoreductase ResA, with protein MKRRRLIIRSAILLVMVIAVGYTLYNQFSEERGVVDTGDIAPNFVLEDMEGNRLELNELRGEGVYVNFWATYCRYCREKMSYFEEFYEEYAEKGVKIVSVNVDETTLQVERHKDRQGLSYPLYIDRNMLVSNAYGVHSLPAAFLIDEDGEVIERQVGAQTKEEVIEALDELIPES; from the coding sequence ATGAAAAGACGACGTTTAATTATACGTTCTGCCATCCTTCTTGTGATGGTTATCGCTGTGGGATACACTCTATATAATCAATTCTCAGAAGAAAGAGGCGTTGTTGATACAGGGGATATAGCGCCAAACTTTGTACTAGAAGATATGGAGGGCAATCGATTGGAGCTCAATGAGCTTCGTGGAGAAGGTGTTTATGTTAACTTCTGGGCAACGTATTGTAGGTATTGCCGTGAGAAAATGAGTTATTTTGAGGAGTTTTATGAAGAGTATGCTGAAAAAGGGGTGAAGATCGTCTCTGTTAATGTAGATGAAACGACCCTTCAAGTAGAAAGGCATAAAGACAGACAAGGACTAAGTTATCCTTTGTATATCGACCGTAATATGCTTGTCAGTAATGCGTATGGGGTCCATAGTCTGCCTGCTGCTTTTTTAATTGATGAGGATGGAGAGGTTATTGAGAGACAAGTTGGAGCTCAGACGAAGGAAGAAGTCATAGAGGCACTAGACGAACTAATACCCGAGAGTTAA
- a CDS encoding pseudouridine synthase has product MERLQKVIAQAGITSRRKAEELIIEGKVTVNGKKVTELGTKVDSSKDDVVVEGIPIDKEEPVYYMLYKPSGVISSVSDEHGRKVVTQYIPTDKRIFPVGRLDSDTSGLLLLTNDGDFANILMHPKYKVSKTYIAKVEGIVFREQLKQLERGVKLEDGKTAPAKVKVLKADSKKNTSVIEMTIHEGRNRQVRRMFEAIGHPVIKLKREHYGFLNLKGLNAGECRELRPHEVKQLRDLAVT; this is encoded by the coding sequence ATGGAACGCTTACAAAAAGTCATTGCACAAGCAGGGATTACCTCAAGAAGAAAAGCAGAGGAGTTAATTATAGAAGGGAAAGTGACAGTAAATGGTAAAAAGGTCACTGAACTTGGTACAAAAGTTGACTCCTCAAAAGACGACGTTGTTGTGGAAGGGATTCCTATTGATAAAGAGGAACCGGTTTATTATATGCTTTATAAACCATCAGGGGTCATTTCTAGTGTCTCGGATGAACATGGTAGGAAAGTAGTTACCCAGTATATCCCGACCGATAAGAGAATTTTCCCTGTAGGACGTTTAGATTCAGATACATCAGGGTTACTCCTGCTGACAAATGATGGAGATTTTGCTAATATCCTCATGCATCCGAAATACAAAGTGTCTAAAACGTATATTGCCAAAGTCGAAGGAATTGTCTTTAGAGAGCAGCTGAAACAACTTGAAAGAGGCGTGAAACTGGAAGATGGTAAGACTGCCCCAGCGAAAGTGAAAGTATTAAAAGCTGATAGCAAAAAAAATACCTCTGTGATTGAAATGACGATTCATGAGGGACGTAATCGCCAAGTGAGACGAATGTTTGAAGCCATTGGTCACCCAGTTATTAAGCTTAAACGGGAACATTACGGTTTTTTAAATTTAAAAGGTTTAAATGCAGGAGAGTGTCGTGAATTAAGGCCGCATGAAGTGAAACAACTTAGAGATCTAGCTGTCACATAA
- a CDS encoding spore maturation protein yields MSWVTTVSIWLIPTLILVILLVGTWKKVPTYEAFVDGAKEGVQMAFSIVPFLAGMLVSIKVFRESGALDFFITLSEPVLSLFYIPAEIIPLALIRPLSGNGALGMTSDLIATYGPDSFIGRLASTMQGSTDTTFYVLTVYFGAVGVRKMGDALKVGLAADVIGVIASILIVRAVFL; encoded by the coding sequence TTGAGTTGGGTAACAACGGTATCTATATGGCTGATCCCCACCTTAATTTTAGTCATATTACTCGTAGGGACTTGGAAGAAGGTTCCTACGTATGAAGCGTTCGTAGACGGTGCAAAAGAAGGTGTACAAATGGCATTTTCAATCGTACCTTTTTTGGCAGGGATGTTAGTCTCTATTAAAGTATTTAGAGAATCTGGCGCATTAGATTTTTTCATCACTTTATCAGAACCAGTTTTATCGCTGTTTTATATTCCAGCAGAGATCATTCCGTTAGCGTTAATTCGCCCCCTTTCAGGAAATGGGGCGCTCGGCATGACGAGTGATCTCATTGCTACGTATGGCCCAGATTCTTTCATTGGCAGACTTGCTTCTACGATGCAAGGGAGTACTGATACGACTTTTTATGTTTTAACTGTCTATTTTGGCGCAGTAGGCGTACGAAAAATGGGAGATGCACTAAAAGTAGGTCTAGCAGCGGATGTGATTGGTGTCATTGCCTCTATACTAATCGTAAGAGCCGTTTTTTTATAA
- a CDS encoding nucleoside recognition domain-containing protein has protein sequence MVNIIWVGLFVVGFMFAAINGNMEQVNEAVFAGAKEAVTICIGLISILTFWLGMMRIAEVAGMLRAVGRVLQPFVRKLFPDIPKDHPAIGYIISNMSANLFGLGNAATPMGIKAMKELKELNNNKDEASRSMITLLAINTASITLIPTTVISLRIDYQSAAPTEIVMTTIMATACSTIGAILIDRYFYYRRLRKGCGDN, from the coding sequence ATGGTTAATATAATATGGGTTGGTTTATTTGTTGTAGGCTTTATGTTTGCTGCCATAAATGGAAACATGGAACAAGTAAATGAAGCTGTATTTGCAGGGGCTAAAGAAGCTGTCACGATATGTATTGGTCTTATTAGTATTCTTACCTTCTGGCTTGGCATGATGAGAATTGCCGAAGTGGCAGGTATGTTAAGAGCTGTTGGTAGAGTGCTTCAACCATTTGTAAGGAAATTATTTCCTGACATTCCTAAAGACCATCCGGCTATCGGCTACATTATTTCAAATATGAGTGCCAATTTATTTGGATTAGGTAATGCCGCAACTCCGATGGGGATTAAAGCTATGAAAGAATTAAAAGAGTTAAATAATAATAAAGATGAAGCTAGCCGTTCAATGATCACTCTACTTGCTATCAATACAGCAAGTATTACGTTAATTCCTACGACAGTCATATCCTTACGCATCGATTACCAATCGGCAGCTCCTACAGAAATTGTCATGACAACGATCATGGCAACAGCATGTTCCACTATTGGAGCTATTCTTATTGATCGGTATTTTTATTATAGACGTTTGAGAAAAGGATGTGGAGACAATTGA